CTGTCTAACAACATCCACCATGATCACTTCCATTTTCGTCTCCTGGAGGCACACAATGCTTGCACTAGAGGCAACCACCACTTCGTATACCGAGCTCCGCCGAGCCGGGGAGTTTAGCCCACGTACATTCCACACAAGAATCTTCGGAGGTTGTGACGACATAGCGAAGGCCTACCACTACCACGGCAGAGCAAACTACTGGCCCTGCACAACCAACTCATCCTTACCCGACAATGGAAAGGCAGAGGCATCCCATCCGAACAAGGCTAGGACCGCTTTGATGTGGCAATCCATCAACGGTTTGTCAAACAAGTCTACGTAGGCCTCAAGTGTCGCGTCACTGATCACATTGCCTTCATTTGCGAGGCAGAGCTTCCGAATGAGAACTGCCTGCTGCTTGGAAGCCCCAGACCCACGCTCCGCTTTGGCCAGCCGAACGCTACGGCGCGGAGTAGTGATTTGTGGCCACTTCTGCCTAGGCCTCCTTTGCTGCTTAGGGACCGCTCTAGCTTGTGGTTGCGCGAGGAGTGGGGTGAGAGTTTGCCCAAACCCAGAGCAAAACTGGTCCACCTGATCCTGGAAGGAAGGCTGAGCCTGTACTCACACCACTGGGGTAGACATGGCATCGACATGTTCAGACAGACTGACCAAAAACCAACCCTCTTTGGACGTGCATGGCTGCGTCACATCTGCATGTCTTGCGGGTCCCAACGGCGAAGGGGTTGCTCCCCCCGAATCGATTGAGCCATCCAACGAGCAACTGGCCCAATGGTCACTTTTTGTCTCGGGGCACGGGAGAATCACTTGGACCGAGCCATGCAGTCCTGCCGGAACGGACAAAGCCCAATCCCAAATCCTGATCGAGGGCGATGGGGCCGCAAAGTTGCCAGGCAGCGCAGGGGGGCCCGTGGATGGTTCTGAACGTGCCAGCCCCCCGCACCGAACCATAGAGCCATGGCCAGAACGCGGGAGCGACAACGAGCCGCGTGGGCCAACCCTGCTTTCCATCGAACGCGGGCCTAGGTCGAGGGGGAGCCAATCTCCTGCGTTCCAACCTCGAGAACCGCACCAACGCTGTCCGCTTCTGACGAGCCGACTGAGGCTGACAGCCAGACTGCGGCAGCTGATCCGATCGTGTCCGCGCCCAGGCTTTCCACTGGCCCACATTGACTGGGCAAGGCACCAGTTTGAACGTTCCGCTGATTTGCCGGCGACGGGGCCGACGCCGCCGAGGAGCCGGCCGGCGACCTAGGCGAGGACGACGGAGCGCGATGGTCGAAACCAGCTCCAGGTGCACCAGTACCACCCCGACCGCCACCCCGAGCATCATCACGGTCGTCTTTCGAGGGCGGCGAggggggcagcggcggcggtgggagAACATCCATCGGAGGCCCGAGACGAACAGCTGCCTCGTGGGTGATGGCAACCGGGTACCAGAGTGCATCCACCTCAGAGTCCGAGCGATGGGAACGTTCACTCCTGCGGCCCGGCTCCTCGACGACAAGGATTCGCCGATCAGGGATACGCGCAGGGTGATCGGTGCGGAGCCACACCCTAAAGCATGCCATGTCGCGCCTCGATTCTGTGGCCTCCGCAACCTTGACGACAAGCCCCAGGCCGAGCAGGAGAGTGTCCGCCGTGCGCCTTGTTCACGAGTTGGCCGGGACCGCATGGAGGATCAACGACACGAAGAACGGCATGGAAATGCCAGTGGCACCGGAGAGACGAGACCAGGGTGAGAAAAGCAGATCAAACAGAGGCGTGCCAGCCCGGCCCCGGCGAAGAATCCGGTTCCTAAGCTCCACAGAATGGCAGAGCACAAGGAAATCCTGCGGGTAGTAGCTCCTGATAGACATGTCCAGGGGCCTGAGCTCGAATTTCTCCACGATTGCCGCAGCTGCCGCGGCGAGGTCCGCCGCCTGCCGGGATCCCACGACGATGACCACGACCGCGCGAGAGAGCTCCTCCTCCAGGACGCGAATGTCGGGCCCAGCCTCCAAGAAGCAGCAGTCCATCTGGTCGTCCGCCACGTACCGCGAAGCCACCGGGGGCACCAGAGAGGCCGCCGGGGCGAACGACACAGAGAACACCGGTCCCGCAACACTGCCAGACGACTCGGCACGGACAACCTGGCTCCACAGCAGACCCACGCGGACGGtccccggcggcggcggagggagccgTGCCGGGGGCGAGGGGATGCGCGAGGGGAGCGGCGGGAACTGAAGGTCAGCCACGGCCGGGGAAGGAGGGCGGGGGCGCAACGCAGGTGACGGACGGGCCTCCACTGGCGACGAGCTTCGAGGGTGGGGACGCGTGCAGCCGCGGGAGATGTGGTTGAATCCGCCACAATGGACGCACTTGGTTGGATTGGGGCAGTTGCGGGAGATATGGCCGTCATCTTCGCCACAATTGTAGCAGCAACCATGGAGCTCCACCGGAAGGGTCGAACTCCGGGACTGAGACGGCAGAAAACCACCGCCTTGCGGGCGAACGGCCGGCGGCCGGCGGTCCTTCCGGCCACGAACCCgctgccaaggcgcacccccatccTCCGGGccaggcgcgggaggcggcggagggacCACGACCATGGAACGGAGCCGGGGGGCGGCGAAGCCCGAGGCAGAGGAGGCCGAGCGGAGCCGGGAGCGGCCGAGGGAGACGAACAAACGGAGGTGGAGCCAGAGAGTTGGACGCGGCTCGCCATGGGCGCCGGGAGGGGGGTGGCCGCCGGAGCCGGAGTGGCTACCGGCGCGGGGGAGCGCAGGGAAGGGGAAACAAGCGGTTGATATCAGCGTCTGTCCTTAGGTTATCCTGGAGCACAGGATATTTTTCCTAAACtatctatcatgattttttttaactttttatgattttttcttgaTCAGACGGAAGTGAAACTGGCTCGGAAATTATACACACTTACGTCCCCGTCCCGAGAGACAAGGACAGATGGTCACTGTACACGTACCCTTCCGACGTGGCGCAGCGGCCGCCGAAGCGCTCGCATGCTTGCACACGTAGCACGGGCATACAGTGCGCGCATGCGCACTTACAAAACAGCGGTCGAGGAATCGGCCGGTGAGAGACACGCAAGTAACACACGCCCTTTGCGTACCGATACAGGACGCGTGCAGCCATGGAGCAGCAGGCGAAGGCAAGCGAGGTCGACGGCACGGCTGCCCACCGTGGCGCGCCACGCGAGTTCCTGGGTGCAGACACGGCGGAGAAGCAACGAGGCGGAGGCGACGACGTCGTTAGCGGTGGGGGCGGCGCAGCGAAGctggagaaggaggaagagaaggagaagacggcggcggagGGGGTGAAGCCGCTGCCGCACAAGCAGGTTCCGCAGCCCAGCGATGTGTACAACCCGGAGCTCGAGCGCCTCTAAGCTGAAGCTAATTTATATACCGAGTATTGTGTAGTAGCTTGCATCTCGCCTCTTGGTTAATCGTAAGCTAATATACTTCGAGAATTTTGTCTCTGTTTTGCTAATTGTTTACCGTTTGAGATGTGAGGCCTGAGTGTGAACGATAATTTACAAATTTCACCAAATAAATGATGTAGTACTCCTTGTCAGAGCATCAGCCGCGGTCACCTAATTTGAATCCCTATACTCCTGCGCCCGGACGCGTCTGCTGAAGGTGACCGGACGGACATCATTTCTCCTGTTCAATTTCTACAATTTCTACGTACTTCAACATAGCACATAGCAATCCGGCATAGATAACATAGTTCGATAATTCGATACAAAAGATGTTGCAATCCGGCATAGATAACATAGTTCGATACTTCAATACGAAAGATGTCGCGCAAATTCATCG
Above is a window of Triticum dicoccoides isolate Atlit2015 ecotype Zavitan chromosome 5B, WEW_v2.0, whole genome shotgun sequence DNA encoding:
- the LOC119305451 gene encoding uncharacterized protein LOC119305451, whose amino-acid sequence is MEQQAKASEVDGTAAHRGAPREFLGADTAEKQRGGGDDVVSGGGGAAKLEKEEEKEKTAAEGVKPLPHKQVPQPSDVYNPELERL